A stretch of the Capricornis sumatraensis isolate serow.1 chromosome 19, serow.2, whole genome shotgun sequence genome encodes the following:
- the LOC138094986 gene encoding mast cell protease 2-like: protein MGLGPEKYLPMEIIGGTESKPHSRPYMAYLEIVTSQEKQVACGGFLIRRDFVLTAAHCAGRMCRVAGWGKTGVKEPASNTLQEVKLRLMEPRACCHFPAFDHYLQLCVGNPQSTKSAFKGDSGGPLLCAGVAQGLVSYGLSSAKPPAAFTRISPYRPWIDEVLKEG, encoded by the exons ATGGGTCTGGGGCCAGAGAAGTATCTGCCAA TGGAGATCATCGGGGGCACAGAGAGCAAGCCACACTCCCGCCCCTACATGGCCTACCTGGAAATTGTCACCTCGCAGGAAAAGCAGGTGGCTTGTGGTGGTTTCCTGATAAGAAGGGACTTTGTGCTGACGGCTGCACACTGTGCAGGAAG AATGTGCCGGGTGGCTGGCTGGGGAAAAACAGGTGTGAAGGAACCAGCCTCCAACACTCTGCAAGAGGTGAAGCTGAGACTCATGGAGCCCCGGGCCTGCTGCCACTTCCCTGCTTTTGACCACTATCTCCAGCTGTGTGTGGGCAATCCCCAGAGCACAAAATCTGCATTTAAG GGAGACTCAGGGGGGCCTCTTCTGTGTGCTGGGGTGGCCCAGGGCCTCGTCTCCTATGGCCTGTCCAGTGCAAAGCCCCCCGCCGCCTTCACCCGGATCTCCCCTTACCGGCCCTGGATCGATGAGGTCCTGAAAGAGGGTTAA
- the LOC138095136 gene encoding mast cell protease 1A translates to MVLFLLLVALLCPTGEAGKIIGGHEVKPHSRPYMALLQFKISGKAYICGGFLVREDFVLTAAHCLGSSISVTLGAHNIMDRERTQQVIQVRRAILHPHYNDKTLANDIMLLQLSRKADMTDEVSPINLPRSLEKVKPGMMCSVAGWGQLGVNMPSADKLQEVDLEVQSEEKCIARFKDYIPITQICAGDPSKRKNSFSGDSGGPLVCNGVAQGIVSYGKDDGTTPDVYTRISSFLSWIQRTMRRYKRQGSA, encoded by the exons ATGGTCCTGTTCTTGCTCCTGGTGGCCCTTCTGTGCCCTACTGGGGAGGCAG GGAAAATCATCGGGGGCCATGAGGTCAAGCCTCACTCCCGTCCCTACATGGCGCTTCTTCAGTTCAAGATTTCAGGGAAAGCTTACATATGTGGGGGCTTCCTTGTGCGTGAGGACTTCGTGCTGACAGCAGCTCACTGCCTGGGAAG CTCAATCAGCGTCACCCTTGGGGCCCACAACATCATGGACCGAGAGAGGACCCAGCAGGTCATCCAAGTGAGAAGAGCCATCCTGCACCCACACTATAATGATAAAACTTTGGCCAACGACATCATGTTACTGCAG CTGTCTAGGAAGGCTGACATGACAGATGAAGTGAGCCCCATCAATCTGCCCAGGAGCTTGGAGAAGGTGAAGCCAGGGATGATGTGCAGTGTGGCCGGCTGGGGGCAACTGGGGGTAAATATGCCCTCTGCAGACAAACTACAGGAGGTGGATCTTGAAGTCCAAAGCGAGGAGAAATGTATTGCTCGCTTCAAAGACTACATCCCCATCACGCAGATATGTGCTGGAGATCCAAGCAAGAGGAAGAATTCTTTCTCG GGTGACTCTGGGGGCCCACTTGTGTGTAATGGTGTGGCCCAGGGCATTGTGTCCTATGGAAAAGATGATGGGACAACTCCAGATGTCTACACCAGAATCTCCAGCTTTCTGTCCTGGATCCAGAGAACAATGAGACGATACAAACGCCAGGGATCAGCATGA